Proteins from a single region of Calonectris borealis chromosome 14, bCalBor7.hap1.2, whole genome shotgun sequence:
- the LOC142088456 gene encoding olfactory receptor 8U3-like translates to MVEDNYTFASEFVLLGFTNREDLQVTCFVLFLVIYVVTLIGNLGVIILIRIDSCLHTPMYFFLSHLSLLDACYSSTIIPQTLLNFLVEKKVISFVGCATQLFSFATCATTECYVLAAMAYDRYMAICNPLLYSVVMSQRLCVGMLAGAYLAGVVSSTIHTVSIFRLPFCRSKRINHFFCDGPPLLALSCSDTRVNEAMVGGVVGFNVLSTTVFILVSYLSILSTVLRMRSTAGWHKAFSTCGSHLVSIALYYGSSFFMYLRPGSKHSLENDKVISVLYSVAVPMLNPLIYSLRNTDMKNAMRKAKDRVLSSLSIYGSWSAERRGLSFHACNDMLGTVYINHARANQVFQVSDTGFNTVSSVLMILVSYTYILHTVLQIPLARRRLKAFSTCASHLAAVTVFYGPGTFAYLQPAEACAGDQGKLVSACYTALTPTLNPLIYSLRNKEVQGALRRLWARKLVPHLPRLRRGHSQLCGASEVTEQYALSGIIVRLQTRRPRSK, encoded by the exons ATGGTTGAAGATAACTATACATTTGCATCTGAGTTTGTTCTCCTGGGCTTCACAAACCGAGAAGACCTGCAGGTGACATGCTTTGTCTTATTCCTTGTCATCTATGTGGTCACTCTAATCGGAAATCTGGGAGTAATTATATTAATCAGAATCGATTCGTGCCtacacacccccatgtacttcttcctaaGCCACTTGTCTCTCCTGGACGCCTGCTACTCCTCCACCATCATCCCTCAGACCTTGCTGAATTTTTTAGTGGAGAAGAAGGTTATTTCCTTCGTTGGGTGTGCCACTCAGCTCTTCTCCTTTGCAACTTGTGCCACCACCGAGTGCTACGTGCTGGCTGCCATGGCTTATGATCGCTACATGGCCATTTGTAACCCCCTGCTCTACTCTGTGGTCATGTCCCAGAGGCTTTGCGTTGGGATGTTGGCTGGTGCCTACCTAGCTGGTGTGGTCAGCTCCACCATACACACAGTTTCCATATTTCGTCTCCCGTTCTGCCGGTCCAAGAGGATCAATCATTTCTTCTGTGACGGACCACCGCTGCTAGCCCTCTCCTGCTCTGACACCCGTGTCAACGAGGCGAtggttgggggggtggtgggctTCAATGTGCTAAGCACCACGGTCTTCATTCTAGTCTCCTACTTGTCGATCCTCTCCACCGTCTTGCGGATGCGCTCCACGGCCGGTtggcacaaagccttctccactTGTGGCTCTCACTTGGTCTCCATCGCTTTGTACTACGGCAGCTCCTTCTTCATGTACCTGCGCCCCGGCTCCAAACACTCCTTGGAGAATGACAAGGTGATCTCCGTGCTGTACTCCGTTGCAGTCCCCATGCTGAACCCGCTCATCTACAGCCTAAGAAACACGGACATGAAGAACGCCATGAGGAAAGCAAAAGATAGAGTCCTCTCCTCCTTGTCCATCTACGGTTCCTGGTCAGCTGAGAGGAGAGGGCTATCCTTCCATG CGTGTAATGACATGCTAGGGACGGTGTATATAAATCACGCCCGCGCAAACCAGGTCTTCCAGGTTTCCGATACCGGGTTTAACACCGTGAGCTCCGTCCTGATGATCCTGGTATCCTACACCTACATCCTCCACACCGTCCTGCAGATCCCGCTGGCCAGGAGGAGGCTGAAGGCTTTCTCGACCTGCGCCTCCCACCTGGCTGCCGTCACCGTCTTCTACGGGCCGGGGACGTTCGCCTACCTCCAGCCTGCCGAGGCGTGCGCGGGGGATCAGGGGAAGCTGGTTTCGGCGTGTTACACCGCCCTGACCCCCACcctcaaccccctcatctacagcctgaggaacaaggaGGTGCAGGGGGCCCTGAGGAGGCTGTGGGCGCGAAAGCTGGTGCCGCATCTACCCAGGCTTCGACGGGGGCATTCGCAGCTCTGCGGTGCTTCGGAGGTAACGGAGCAATATGCGTTATCGGGCATTATTGTCCGCTTACAGACAAGGAGACCACGCAGCAAGTAG
- the FEN1 gene encoding flap endonuclease 1, translating to MGIHGLAKLIADVAPGAIRENDIKSYFGRKVAIDASMSIYQFLIAVRQGAEVLQNEEGETTSHLMGMFYRTIRMVENGIKPVYVFDGKPPQLKSGELAKRTERRAEAEKHLQEAQEAGEENNIEKYSKRLVKVTQQHTDECKKLLTLMGIPYVEAPGEAEASCATLVKAGKVYAAATEDMDCLTFGSPVLMRHLTASETKKLPIQEFHLNRILQDLDLTWEQFVDLCILLGCDYCESIRGIGPKRAIELIKEHKTIEKIVQQIDTKKYPLPENWLHKEAQKLFLEPEVVNPDAVELKWTEPNEEQLVQFMCGEKQFNEERIRNGVKRLSKSRQGSTQGRLDDFFKVTGSITSAKRKEPETKGSAKKKAKTNNAAAAKTKKGK from the coding sequence ATGGGAATCCATGGCCTGGCCAAGCTTATTGCCGACGTGGCTCCTGGCGCCATCCGGGAGAACGACATCAAGTCTTACTTCGGCCGGAAGGTCGCTATAGATGCCTCCATGAGCATCTACCAGTTCCTGATCGCCGTGCGGCAGGGAGCCGAAGTCCTTCAGAACGAGGAGGGCGAGACCACGAGCCACCTGATGGGCATGTTCTACCGGACCATCCGCATGGTGGAGAACGGCATCAAGCCGGTTTATGTCTTCGACGGCAAACCCCCGCAGCTGAAATCGGGGGAGCTGGCAAAGCGGACTGAGCGCCgggctgaggccgagaaacaccTGCAGGAGGCTCAGGAGGCCGGGGAGGAGAACAACATCGAGAAGTACAGCAAGAGGCTGGTCAAGGTGACCCAGCAGCACACTGACGAGTGCAAGAAGTTACTAACGCTGATGGGCATCCCCTACGTGGAGGCGCCGGGGGAGGCCGAAGCCAGCTGCGCTACCTTGGTGAAGGCTGGGAAGGTCTACGCAGCTGCCACGGAAGATATGGATTGCCTGACCTTCGGCAGTCCCGTACTGATGCGGCATCTTACTGCCAGCGAGACGAAGAAGCTGCCCATCCAGGAGTTTCACCTGAACCGTATTCTGCAGGATCTAGACCTGACCTGGGAACAGTTTGTGGATCTGTGTATCCTCCTGGGCTGTGACTACTGCGAGAGCATCCGCGGCATCGGGCCCAAGCGTGCCATCGAGCTCATCAAGGAGCACAAAACCATCGAGAAGATCGTTCAGCAGATAGACACCAAGAAGTACCCCCTGCCCGAGAACTGGTTGCACAAAGAGGCCCAGAAGCTCTTTCTGGAGCCTGAGGTGGTCAACCCCGACGCTGTTGAGCTGAAGTGGACCGAGCCGAACGAAGAGCAGCTCGTCCAGTTCATGTGCGGGGAGAAGCAGTTCAACGAAGAGCGGATCCGCAACGGGGTCAAGCGACTGAGCAAAAGCCGGCAGGGCAGCACGCAGGGCCGGCTGGACGACTTCTTCAAGGTGACGGGCTCCATCACGTCAGCCAAGCGCAAAGAGCCGGAGACCAAGGGGTCGGCAAAGAAGAAAGCCAAGACCAACAACGCCGCAGCCGCAAAGaccaaaaagggaaaatag
- the TMEM258 gene encoding LOW QUALITY PROTEIN: dolichyl-diphosphooligosaccharide--protein glycosyltransferase subunit TMEM258 (The sequence of the model RefSeq protein was modified relative to this genomic sequence to represent the inferred CDS: deleted 4 bases in 2 codons), with the protein MPRSSAPFRFRRGAGSGGSGGDVSERSGANRDLGDMELEAMSRYTSPVNPAVFPHLTVVLLAIGMFFTAWFFVYEVTSTKYTRDIYKELLISLVASLFMGFGVLFLLLWVGIYV; encoded by the exons ATGCCCCGCTCCAGCGCTCCCTTCCGCTtccggcgggga gcgggcagcggcgggagcggagGCGACGTGTccgagcggagcggagca AACCGGGACCTGGGCGACAtg GAGCTGGAGGCGATGAGCAGATACACCAGCCCGGTGAACCCGGCCGTTTTCCCGCACCTCACCGTGGTGCTGCTGGCTATCGGCATGTTCTTCACCGCCTGGTTCTTCGT CTACGAGGTGACTTCTACCAAGTACACGCGGGACATCTACAAGGAGCTGTTGATCTCGCTGGTGGCCTCGCTCTTCATGGGCTTCGGCGTCCTCTTCCTGCTGCTGTGGGTCGGTATCTACGTCTGA